The Bacillota bacterium genome contains a region encoding:
- the polA gene encoding DNA polymerase I: MKKLLLIDGNNLLFRSYYATAAMGNLMQNSQGIYTNGIYGFINAIQSIIKMDFTHILVALDTKEKTIRHELFEEYKGKRKETPSELIMQFPYMKEYLDVQGISRYEKDRYEADDIIGYLVKHQKAFFDEIVIMSNDHDLLQLIDENVSQMISKRGLSETEVYTPRYMIEKLGIHPYQMTDYKGLVGDPSDNIPGIPGIGDKTAVKLLQEYETLENVIEHSEELKGKLKEKVVTYQEQALFSKKLATIEQDFDNELEIDTFEYTGFDQDKLISFFQKMEFHSFLKRMNLTVPKKHSPYKVIYNASEIQSILTSPMSIHLELMGSNYHSADKIGFGLQSAKGLYYIPYVLLKESVPFQNWLKDPKQKKHTFDLKQLKVVLLWDGFDIEGVEFDLLLAAYLINPNFTKEDFKVIVTGFDYQDIQYDEEIYGKGSKFCIPDSEVVIPHILNKVKAIFSLRKEIIEKIEQFGQLNLLKQIEMPLANTLAIMEHRGILIDQEKLSEFGENLHSRIQDLEKNIYELSDEEFNINSPKQLGVVLFEKLELPYQKKNKTGYSTDISVLKQLMDFHPIIAYLIEYRSLTKLYSTYYEGFKTALTLKNDSRIHTIYKQALTQTGRLSSIEPNLQNIPIKTEDGKELRKVFVSEEGCLLYSCDYSQIELRVLAEMADVTKLKEAFRNQEDIHSSTAKLILKKEEVSSLERRQAKAINFGIIYGKTAWGLSEDLQISPKHAERFIQNYFDNYPEIKGFMDKQIEDAKTKGYVLTMFQRRRYIPEVNSSNYQMREFGKRMAMNAPIQGSAADILKIAMVSIQGALEEKKLKTKLLLQIHDELVFSVPESEKDQIELLIKDKMEHAVTFSFPLVIDSSFGTNLFEVK; the protein is encoded by the coding sequence GTGAAAAAATTATTACTAATTGACGGAAATAATCTCTTGTTTCGATCCTATTATGCTACAGCAGCAATGGGAAATTTAATGCAAAATTCACAAGGAATCTATACCAATGGAATCTATGGTTTTATTAATGCCATTCAATCAATCATAAAAATGGATTTTACACATATTCTCGTTGCATTAGATACAAAAGAAAAAACAATTCGCCATGAACTGTTTGAAGAGTACAAAGGAAAAAGAAAAGAAACACCCTCTGAGTTGATTATGCAATTTCCATATATGAAAGAGTATTTAGACGTTCAAGGAATCAGCAGATATGAAAAAGATCGTTATGAAGCAGATGATATTATTGGATATCTTGTAAAACATCAAAAAGCCTTTTTTGATGAAATTGTTATTATGAGCAATGACCACGACTTATTGCAATTAATCGATGAAAACGTTAGTCAAATGATTTCAAAACGAGGACTCAGTGAAACAGAAGTTTACACTCCTAGGTATATGATTGAAAAACTTGGAATTCATCCCTATCAAATGACCGATTACAAAGGATTGGTCGGAGATCCTTCTGATAATATCCCAGGAATTCCAGGGATAGGAGACAAAACAGCCGTAAAATTATTGCAAGAATATGAAACACTTGAAAATGTCATTGAACATTCAGAAGAATTAAAAGGCAAATTAAAAGAAAAAGTCGTTACTTATCAAGAACAAGCACTCTTTTCTAAAAAATTAGCAACGATTGAACAAGATTTTGATAATGAATTAGAAATCGATACATTTGAATACACTGGATTTGATCAAGATAAATTAATTTCATTTTTTCAAAAAATGGAATTTCATTCTTTCTTAAAACGAATGAACTTGACTGTTCCCAAAAAGCACTCTCCTTATAAAGTTATTTACAATGCTTCTGAAATACAGTCCATATTAACATCTCCTATGAGTATTCATCTTGAATTAATGGGATCTAACTATCATAGTGCAGACAAAATTGGCTTTGGGCTACAAAGTGCCAAAGGCTTGTATTATATTCCTTACGTTCTTCTAAAGGAATCGGTGCCTTTTCAAAACTGGTTAAAAGATCCCAAACAAAAAAAACATACTTTTGACCTGAAACAGTTAAAAGTAGTTTTACTATGGGATGGGTTTGATATTGAAGGAGTAGAATTTGATTTATTGTTAGCTGCTTATTTAATCAATCCTAATTTTACAAAAGAAGACTTCAAAGTTATTGTGACTGGCTTTGATTATCAAGACATTCAATACGATGAAGAGATATATGGAAAAGGTTCTAAATTCTGTATTCCTGATAGTGAAGTTGTTATACCTCATATACTAAATAAAGTAAAAGCCATTTTTTCTTTGAGAAAAGAAATTATTGAAAAAATAGAACAATTTGGACAACTAAATCTTTTAAAACAAATCGAAATGCCTCTTGCGAATACTTTGGCAATCATGGAACATAGAGGAATTTTAATTGATCAAGAAAAACTATCTGAATTTGGAGAAAACTTACATTCAAGAATTCAAGATTTAGAAAAAAACATTTATGAGTTGAGTGATGAAGAATTTAATATAAATAGTCCTAAACAACTAGGGGTAGTTTTATTTGAAAAATTAGAATTACCTTATCAAAAAAAGAATAAGACAGGGTACTCAACCGATATATCTGTATTAAAACAATTAATGGATTTTCATCCAATTATTGCATATTTGATAGAGTATAGAAGTTTAACAAAACTGTATTCCACATACTATGAAGGCTTTAAAACAGCCCTTACACTAAAAAACGATTCTAGAATTCATACCATATACAAACAAGCATTGACTCAAACTGGACGCTTATCTTCTATCGAACCTAATTTACAAAACATTCCAATTAAAACAGAAGATGGAAAAGAACTTCGCAAAGTATTTGTATCAGAAGAAGGATGTTTGCTATATTCTTGTGATTATTCACAAATTGAACTTCGTGTGTTAGCAGAAATGGCTGATGTAACTAAGTTAAAAGAAGCTTTTAGGAATCAAGAAGACATCCATTCATCAACTGCAAAGTTAATTTTAAAAAAAGAGGAAGTATCTTCTTTAGAAAGAAGACAAGCCAAAGCAATCAATTTTGGAATTATTTACGGAAAGACAGCTTGGGGACTTTCAGAAGATTTGCAAATTTCTCCCAAACATGCAGAAAGATTTATTCAAAATTATTTTGATAATTATCCAGAAATTAAAGGTTTTATGGATAAGCAAATCGAAGATGCAAAAACAAAAGGATATGTCTTAACCATGTTTCAAAGAAGAAGATATATTCCTGAAGTCAACTCTAGCAATTATCAAATGCGTGAATTTGGGAAACGAATGGCAATGAACGCGCCTATTCAAGGAAGTGCTGCAGATATTCTTAAAATAGCCATGGTTTCCATTCAAGGCGCTCTTGAAGAAAAAAAATTAAAAACAAAATTGTTATTACAAATTCATGATGAACTCGTTTTTTCAGTACCAGAATCAGAAAAAGATCAGATTGAATTGTTAATAAAAGATAAAATGGAACACGCTGTAACCTTTTCATTTCCACTAGTGATTGATTCAAGTTTTGGCACCAATTTATTTGAGGTGAAATGA
- a CDS encoding ECF transporter S component gives MKTKVIKSNKQKIREMTILAMFIAIIAIMGFIPNLGFITIGLISYTIIPIPVLIGGVLLGRKSAIWLGLAFGVVSMIRGATSAGFDYLFIFPWVSVLPRFIFGLVIYDIYRFFLKVIRIRFVALVVSFFILSMIHSLLVLPMLVTAFPIILGNANMGSIVGSEVLAFISDSSSLSASIKLIFGILISNSLIEALLAASIGSIIADRLIAFRLLDTNNMETGEE, from the coding sequence ATGAAAACAAAAGTAATTAAAAGCAACAAACAAAAGATTCGTGAAATGACGATTTTAGCAATGTTTATCGCAATCATTGCCATCATGGGATTTATCCCAAATTTAGGATTTATAACCATAGGGCTTATTAGTTATACAATCATTCCAATTCCTGTTTTAATTGGAGGAGTATTGCTAGGGAGAAAAAGCGCAATTTGGTTAGGACTTGCATTTGGAGTTGTTTCTATGATAAGAGGAGCAACTAGTGCAGGGTTTGATTATTTGTTTATCTTTCCTTGGGTTTCGGTTTTACCAAGATTTATTTTTGGGTTAGTTATCTATGATATTTATCGTTTTTTCTTAAAAGTGATTCGCATCCGCTTTGTAGCACTAGTTGTCAGTTTCTTTATTCTGTCAATGATTCATTCACTTTTAGTACTACCAATGCTTGTAACAGCATTTCCAATTATTCTTGGGAACGCAAATATGGGCTCAATCGTTGGTTCAGAAGTTTTAGCTTTTATTTCTGATTCTTCTTCTTTAAGCGCATCAATAAAGTTAATTTTTGGAATACTAATTTCGAATAGTCTCATTGAAGCACTTTTAGCTGCATCCATTGGATCTATTATTGCGGATAGATTAATTGCTTTTCGTTTGCTAGATACAAATAATATGGAGACAGGTGAAGAATAA
- the trmB gene encoding tRNA (guanosine(46)-N7)-methyltransferase TrmB — protein MRLRKIQYASSFINEHPEFMILDPENQKGKWQERFFKNQPIYIEIGCGKGQFIIEMAKMFPNINFIAIEKYDSVIIRVLEKVLTFPLPNLLLLQVDAEKIDMYFAKDEVSRIYLNFSDPWPKKRKEKKRLTNPLFLVKYKQILTNNSLIFFKSDNYSLFEYSMMKFNEDPDFNIILISLDLYHEKNLFNIQTEFEMKFVEMGKPIYYIQVTYEKELS, from the coding sequence ATGCGTTTAAGAAAAATTCAATATGCAAGTTCCTTTATTAATGAACATCCAGAATTTATGATATTAGATCCTGAAAATCAAAAAGGGAAATGGCAAGAACGATTTTTTAAAAATCAACCAATTTATATTGAAATTGGTTGTGGGAAAGGCCAATTTATTATTGAAATGGCTAAAATGTTTCCAAACATTAATTTTATTGCCATTGAAAAATATGATTCTGTTATTATAAGAGTTTTAGAAAAGGTTTTAACTTTTCCATTACCAAATCTATTGTTACTTCAAGTAGACGCAGAAAAAATAGATATGTATTTTGCTAAAGACGAAGTGTCAAGAATTTACTTAAATTTCTCTGACCCTTGGCCAAAAAAACGAAAAGAGAAAAAACGATTAACCAATCCTTTATTTCTTGTAAAATACAAACAAATTTTAACAAATAATTCTTTAATTTTCTTTAAATCAGATAACTATTCTTTGTTTGAATATTCGATGATGAAATTTAATGAAGATCCAGATTTTAACATTATATTAATCAGTTTAGATTTGTATCATGAGAAGAATTTGTTTAACATTCAAACAGAATTTGAGATGAAATTTGTTGAAATGGGAAAGCCAATATATTATATACAAGTTACATATGAAAAGGAGTTATCATGA
- the pepV gene encoding dipeptidase PepV, which produces MDWLKIAKTYEEEFIEKTRILLQIPTVLEKFEPNNLEAPFGILIRKALDYMLTMAEIDGFTTKDVYHYAGHIEMGEGKEVLGILGHLDVVPAGGKWDVPPFSATVKDGKIIARGAMDDKGPTIAAYIAMRMIKDQKITLNKKVRLILGCDEESGMRGINTYLEHEQMPDIGFAPDADFPLIYGEKGIFSFDVEGIENDDLIESMSAGERYNIVPDMCQVVLKRNMELEFKSYLLQHNYQGETVGNTYTIYGKNAHAAWPHLGVNAIFLMSNFLKNHTQSALIQYINKYLLFDHLGAKLGINHFDEEMKELTINTALIQYKNNSFKIGCNIRYPKGIHFQTMTNLIEKSAKYFNLKYLAHENSPFHYVSPKDPLIITLYNAYQKYTNDFETPMLTIGGGTYARRLKKAVAFGPNFPKNEDLAHQPNEYLIIEDMLIAAAIYAESIEKLAGV; this is translated from the coding sequence ATGGACTGGTTAAAAATCGCAAAAACATACGAAGAAGAATTTATTGAAAAAACAAGAATTTTGTTACAAATACCAACAGTACTAGAAAAATTTGAACCAAATAATTTAGAAGCGCCTTTTGGAATTTTGATTAGAAAGGCATTGGATTATATGCTAACAATGGCAGAAATTGATGGATTTACTACAAAAGACGTTTATCATTATGCTGGTCACATTGAAATGGGAGAAGGAAAAGAAGTTTTAGGAATTCTCGGTCATTTAGATGTTGTCCCAGCAGGTGGGAAGTGGGACGTACCTCCCTTTAGTGCGACTGTAAAAGACGGTAAAATTATCGCTCGCGGAGCAATGGATGATAAAGGACCTACAATCGCAGCTTATATTGCAATGAGAATGATTAAAGATCAAAAAATTACATTAAATAAAAAAGTCAGGTTAATCTTAGGCTGTGATGAAGAATCAGGTATGAGAGGAATTAATACGTATTTAGAACACGAACAAATGCCTGATATCGGGTTTGCTCCTGATGCAGATTTTCCATTAATTTATGGAGAAAAGGGTATTTTCAGTTTTGATGTTGAAGGAATTGAAAATGATGATTTAATCGAATCAATGTCTGCTGGAGAACGATATAATATTGTACCCGATATGTGCCAAGTTGTGCTGAAAAGAAATATGGAACTTGAATTTAAATCATATTTATTACAACACAATTATCAAGGAGAAACTGTAGGAAACACTTATACAATCTATGGGAAAAACGCTCATGCTGCTTGGCCACATTTAGGAGTCAATGCGATTTTCCTTATGAGTAATTTTCTTAAAAATCATACCCAAAGTGCTTTGATTCAATATATCAATAAGTATTTACTTTTTGATCATTTAGGTGCCAAGCTTGGCATAAATCATTTTGACGAAGAAATGAAAGAATTAACCATTAATACTGCTTTGATTCAATATAAAAACAATTCATTTAAAATAGGTTGCAACATTCGTTATCCCAAAGGAATTCATTTCCAAACAATGACAAACTTAATTGAAAAGAGCGCAAAATATTTTAACCTAAAGTATCTTGCTCATGAAAACTCTCCTTTTCATTATGTCTCTCCAAAAGATCCTTTAATCATTACGTTATATAACGCTTATCAAAAATATACGAATGATTTTGAAACACCAATGCTGACAATTGGTGGAGGAACCTATGCAAGAAGGTTAAAAAAAGCAGTTGCTTTTGGACCTAACTTTCCTAAAAACGAAGATTTAGCACATCAACCTAATGAGTATTTAATAATAGAAGATATGTTAATTGCTGCAGCTATCTATGCTGAAAGCATTGAAAAATTAGCTGGAGTTTAA
- a CDS encoding M42 family metallopeptidase, which produces MMKEMYRELVDLPGVASHEKYIRKYVKNRLEKVSETIYQDKIGSVFGSINESKYGPKIMIAGHMDEVGAMVTNITDKGFIKMIPIGSINAPVALSQHMNIVLDDGSFCPGVVGAKPPHLLRDDTSKQVSSFEDFLLDIGADSKKHAIDLGVKIGQQIVFENNYKVTKDGKKIFSKAWDDRFGTAMAIDILETVNKDDIPCQLYAGANVQEEVGLRGAKTSSYMIKPDLFIAVDCSPCSDTFEDSEVGGSLGKGFMIRFYDPRCIMHQGMKQFIEETAKKHDIPFQYYKSMGGTDAAEVQLSGDGVLVCTIGMPARYIHSTTSMIHIDDYEAVKKIILAMLKELDFNKVEEIKKNV; this is translated from the coding sequence ATGATGAAAGAAATGTACCGAGAATTAGTTGATCTTCCTGGAGTCGCAAGTCACGAGAAGTATATAAGAAAATACGTTAAAAATCGGTTAGAAAAAGTAAGTGAAACAATTTATCAAGACAAAATCGGTTCTGTCTTTGGAAGTATAAATGAATCGAAATATGGTCCCAAAATTATGATTGCTGGTCATATGGACGAAGTGGGAGCCATGGTGACAAATATTACGGATAAAGGGTTCATTAAAATGATTCCAATTGGGTCAATTAATGCACCAGTTGCACTTTCTCAACATATGAATATCGTACTGGATGATGGATCATTTTGCCCTGGAGTTGTTGGAGCAAAACCACCACATTTATTAAGAGACGATACTTCCAAACAAGTAAGCAGTTTCGAGGACTTTTTATTGGATATTGGCGCAGATTCTAAAAAGCATGCGATTGATTTAGGCGTAAAAATTGGGCAACAAATTGTTTTTGAAAACAACTACAAAGTAACAAAAGATGGTAAAAAAATCTTCTCAAAAGCTTGGGATGACCGATTTGGGACTGCAATGGCTATTGACATCCTTGAAACGGTAAATAAAGATGATATTCCTTGTCAATTATATGCTGGAGCGAATGTTCAAGAAGAAGTAGGCCTAAGAGGAGCTAAAACATCATCTTATATGATAAAACCAGATTTATTTATCGCAGTAGATTGTTCCCCTTGTTCTGACACATTTGAAGACTCAGAAGTAGGAGGATCATTAGGAAAAGGATTCATGATTCGTTTTTATGATCCTAGATGTATTATGCATCAAGGAATGAAACAATTTATTGAAGAAACTGCAAAAAAACATGACATTCCTTTTCAATATTACAAATCTATGGGTGGAACAGATGCTGCAGAAGTTCAATTATCTGGAGACGGGGTCTTAGTATGTACCATAGGAATGCCCGCTCGATACATTCATTCAACGACTTCTATGATTCATATTGATGATTACGAAGCGGTGAAAAAAATTATTTTAGCAATGCTTAAAGAACTTGATTTTAATAAGGTTGAAGAAATTAAGAAAAACGTTTAG
- a CDS encoding type III pantothenate kinase: MLALIDIGNSSIALSISLTGDKIDKVYRINTEKSKSSDEYALILNELFESVDKAVISSVVPELNDVFKDYFFRRFGIIPIFLGMGVKTGIKINSDNPKEVGGDLIANAVAATELYNPTCLIIDLGTATTFTYVENCNLKGVIIAPGLTTSRNALITKTSLLPQVELEAPTKLLGTTSSDCIKSGLIYGHASMIDGMILRIKNKVNNPNLLVVITGGHAKLIYPHCLEKMIIDELLILKGLLLVEKRNSVKKN; this comes from the coding sequence ATGCTAGCTTTAATTGATATTGGTAATTCATCTATCGCATTAAGTATTTCTTTAACTGGGGATAAAATCGACAAAGTTTATCGCATTAATACCGAAAAATCAAAATCTTCAGATGAATATGCGTTAATTCTAAATGAACTATTTGAATCGGTAGATAAAGCCGTGATTTCTTCGGTAGTTCCAGAATTAAATGATGTTTTTAAAGACTACTTTTTTCGACGTTTTGGAATTATTCCTATTTTTTTAGGAATGGGAGTAAAAACTGGGATCAAAATCAATTCCGATAACCCAAAAGAAGTGGGAGGCGATTTGATTGCGAATGCTGTTGCAGCAACCGAACTTTACAATCCAACTTGTCTTATAATCGATTTAGGAACAGCGACGACTTTTACTTACGTTGAAAACTGTAATTTAAAAGGCGTAATTATTGCACCGGGCCTTACAACTAGTAGAAATGCTCTCATTACGAAAACATCTTTACTGCCACAAGTGGAGTTAGAAGCGCCAACTAAATTACTTGGGACTACCTCAAGCGATTGTATAAAATCTGGATTAATCTATGGACACGCATCCATGATTGATGGAATGATTTTACGAATCAAGAATAAAGTTAACAATCCAAATCTATTGGTTGTCATTACAGGGGGACATGCAAAACTGATATATCCTCATTGCCTTGAAAAAATGATAATAGATGAATTATTGATTTTAAAAGGGTTGTTACTCGTTGAAAAAAGAAATTCAGTGAAAAAGAATTAA